The genomic segment ATCGCTGGTAGTTGACGCATATAAGAATCAACAACTTCGTATTTCTTGACACATTTTTAGCAGAATTGTCCTCTAGCTAGCGGCAGGTGACATGTCTGTTGGGCACTTGAACGCATCAAGGCAGGAGCTCACGCAAAACGTTGGTATAGTGATTTAATTTAATGCAATAAcaaatgaattattcattGAAGCATTTAAAATGTGGAAATTTAGCTTTATATTTGTCAAATGGTTGTTGATAGACTGATGGGCGTCACCATCGATGACGTGTTTTTAAGCTTCCGTTGAAGTGCGATGCCTTCACTTGCTGTTGGAATTATCTCGTTGATGTCTGATCGTAAAATCACTTCCCTTCACACGTACACCGTTTGAACCTTGTCCATGCCAATGAAATCGTTGTACAACTGACAAATTGATGTCTGGCTAGATAAATAGCATTTTATGCACTCCTAATTCCATTGATTTATCTATTCCTTCCATTctccaaatttatttattgatcctctaaattacaatttttttaattgacccGTCTGTGCCATCATTATGCTCATATGGTGATGCAAAGTTATTTTATGGCTAAGTGTAAACCAAGTTAACAAACATAAACATTTTACAACATATGCAGCGCAAAATAATGATGCACAAAATATGCTTTATTAAATAAGCAAACTAAAACctatgaaatatatatttaataaaaacaactgcTCTAAAATAGTCAATGGTTTCTCTTTTTGGCTGACTTATTATTTGAGGGTCTTGAAAGTGACTGGCGACACCTCATTGACTGAATGACTTCCAGGCAGCACTCCAGGCTTCTTTCATTGTATCAGCTGCGCTGCTGACGGAATGTCTGTTTACACACAAGAAGTCTTTGTGTTGATGAGAGACGCCAGTCATCTATCTGGCAGCTGTTTTTCACCATCACTGCCACTGACACACACGCTGGTTCTATTCCAAAAAGGAGATCCCGCCTCCCCGATCAATCATTTGTGCTGTCGCATACTTGAGCACCTGTCGTTTGAAACCACCTCATAATTTCCATTCTGTTCTTCTGCAAAACAGCAAAGGATTGAGATCCAGAAGTTGCGACAGGGAGAAAATCTCATCCTGGGTTTCAGCATCGGAGGGGGGATCGACCAGGATCCGGGGCAGAACCCCTTCTCAGAGGACAAAAGCGACAAAGTAAGTGCGCTTCAGTGTTCCTAAAGTGAaggaaattaaattattaactGCCTGGAACTGCAATTCACAATCATGTGCTGTGGCACCTTGGTGTCAAAGAACCATGATGGAGGATTATCATCTCGTCAGATGGAAGAAAATGTTCTCCTTAAAGTTGTTAACAGCTTATCGTTGAGTTGTCCCACCTGTTGAAACAAACATAGCGTGGTGAGACGTGATCACCAACATGCCTGAGCAGTGAGCACATACCCGAAGGCCTCAGGTGACTTACAAAGATTATGTCataagatggccgccaagttGACACAAGCTTTGTTGTCTTGCATGTAAAACGGTCCCAACACAGTCGAGGTTCTGTTGCTTCATATTGCacacaacttttattattaccTTGAAATATTTGTCGAAGCATCTTGTTGGACTAGTGGTTATCATGTCTGCGTCTCAGTGAAGTTCTGGGTTTGGATCTGAGTGTAGTTCGCCTCCTTGTGGTTTGACTACAGGTATACATGTTAGCTTAATCGCTACAAgactttaaattaaattgtccatgtgagtgtgaatatcaaatggttttttttttgtctttactaTATGTGCAAAGACTCCCCATAACTTCCGCTaacaacccaggctaaactcaAGCCTGACATAAGACTTCACCTCTCAGTCAAGACAACCGCTACTACTTTCCTATTAGCCTCATGTTAGTCAATATGAGAAAAGTTTCCACGATCTGAGACATCGCACCACGCAAGATCTTTTTCGCCGCACGTCAGAGGCCTCCGTGCGATCGTCGGCTGAGCATTTTGCCGTTTTATTTGGCTTGTCCATAAGAAGTGAGCAGTCTCAGAACATGGGAAGAACATCACACACCAGAAGTTGTGTGAAGTAAAGAGATTTTCATTCCAAGCAGTAAGTCACATGCTCTCAAAGTTACATTTAGTGTTCTTTGTACACTTGTGTGACTgtaaaaagtgaaaagaatGAGCTGCATTGTTgtcattaaattattatttattgtatggCTCCATATTAAGTGTTTAACTCGTAATATGGTAAAATAttactttaaaaatgtgctGTACTCTTGAAAAGCTTTTATAGTGGCTGAATAAATGGATGAAAGATTTTTGCTCTACTTTAGAATCTCACTTTATTAATCAAtcagtttttttctctttttttctttcagggcATTTATGTGACCAGAATAACACCAAACGGACCAGCAGACACCGCCGGCCTAAAGATGGGAGACAAAATTATGCAGGTGCTTGAAACCCCCGCTAGAGGGCGCTATGTGAACGCTCCCCCTCCACCGTTGTACATGACTTGAAGCAACTcaactttgtttgtgtttgcaggtAAACGGCTGGGACATGACCATGGTAACTCACGACCAGGCCCGCAAAAGACTAACGAAGAAAAAAGAGGATGTAGTGCGGCTTCTGGTCACCAGAAAGTCCCTGGAAGACGCTGTGAAAAATTCAATGACTGGCCCACACGGCCGAAAGTAGCACTGAGGTTTTCCCGCGACCACCCAAGACCAAAAACGACTACACGAATGACTTGTTCTCCATGCTAACTGTTTTGAGTCCCTTCATTCCATTAAGTCACTGGACAAGAggaagacattttttattccacacacactcataacaaaaaaaaaaaaaaacacactgcgTATGCATGCGTGTCTTTGTAGCATTGAAGAGATGTTTTCGGTACAAACAAGACACCATTTTGATTCTGAATGAAACCAGTAGGTtattatcaatattttttacctgacatttactgtaattaatacattttattattttggttgTGGGCATTTGTAATGTGGGTGCTCACTAATTTTTCACTGCAGATGACAACCATAATAATAAACTCAATTTAGACTGCGCTTACAGTGTCGGtcaaaattgaatttttgttatatttctTGTGTTGGATTTCGTCACTGTCAAGGGGTAATTGATAATTATGGCCGGTGAAAATCTGGGTGTGGTTAGAAAGCAACacctaaaataacaaaaaaaaacagctgcttTGAAAAGTGCCTTTGAGAGCGGAATGCTTTTGTTACCATGGCGATGAAACACACTTTTCATGGTACAAACAGTCCCATGTAGTAGTTTGATTCTTTTCATTAAGTCGATTCCCTGGTAAATTTCCAGAAACTTCTCATGGGAAGTTGAGACAAGGAATTTAAAACTATTAGAGTTTGGACTGTTAGTAACACATACATGACCCTTTGGAGTTATTAAATTGTAATTTGTTTCCTGCCAATTACCCTGCATTCCCAAGAATATTTCACAACTTTGAATAACCTTGGAGTAGCGGGGAGCATTTTTGGCTCACACTTCTGAGGTTCTGGGTTCAaaccctgtgtggagtttttgAAAACTTGTATGTTCGCTTTCTTTGAAGACCAGGAGTCACCGATGTTGTGCTTGCATGCACCAGGGAGTTTCCTAAAAATAGCTCAACAGTGATGGGGCATTGTGATTTTCTAGGAATGTTGTATGattgatcatttgaaaaggTAAACACTGGCAGGGATTTATATACACGACCAAAATGCTCAAGCACAaatctggatggatggattattctGGAATATTTTGTAAATCTCTCACTATTCAATATTccacaatattttgttttaagacCATTTGTCTCATTTTTTCACATGTTTTGAGCTCTAGTCTGTGTACATTTTCACATAATTGACGTGCTTGCCATCATTTTGGTGTCAATCCTGTTGATGCCCAGAATAATGAAATCCCTTTTTTGGTCTGGAATGATGACTGACTTCTCTCCACTTGGGACGCATTGCTTTGGAATGTCCATTTTCATTGTCTGCTTTCAGTTTTCTATAAATCTCACAGCACAAATGTTTGGCAATTCGTTGTACTAATCCAGatgttttggatttaaaaaaaaaaaaaaaaaaaaagacacaaggaATGAAACATGGCTCAATGCTTTATTTTCGTTGGTCGGCTTTTTTCTTGAGTGGATTTAAACTAGCTTTGTGTGGTTTTACATAATGATGTGAGGCTGTGTAACTTAAAAATGTATAGAATATATCAAAGCCAAAATTTGCAAGAATAAAttcataacttttttttctttttcttgagcCCCGAATATGCTGCCTCATGTTCTGTATTTACCATTCACTCGCTGTCATTTCATGGCACTGGGTCATTGCTCATTCCTTTTGACAAATAATTAATGAGCAAAAtgggtgtgcatgtgtgtgtgtcttgggTCGAAAGGAATCACGCTCCATTCCACTCGCCCGGGCATCCTAATACTATTACACAATGTGATGAAGCAATAAAGAGGCTGCACAAACACGGCTCGGACTCCCGATGTCCGACTTTGTTGTCACTAATAACACAACATGAGCACTCTTGCTGTTGCTAGGTAACTAATGGACTCGCCTTAAGTGGACACAGTGACTTCATGACATGATGTGTGCTCAAAGTCAATTGGAATTTGGCGTTATTTTGTTACCATGGCCCCAAAGGTGACATTGGATGATTCTGTTATTTGTGGAAAGCTTTTGGAAACAGCTTGATGGGATTGTTGCACCCAAAGGTGTTTGGGTTAGAGAAGT from the Syngnathus acus chromosome 4, fSynAcu1.2, whole genome shotgun sequence genome contains:
- the tax1bp3 gene encoding tax1-binding protein 3 codes for the protein MSFIPGQPLTAVVQRIEIQKLRQGENLILGFSIGGGIDQDPGQNPFSEDKSDKGIYVTRITPNGPADTAGLKMGDKIMQVNGWDMTMVTHDQARKRLTKKKEDVVRLLVTRKSLEDAVKNSMTGPHGRK